From one Trifolium pratense cultivar HEN17-A07 linkage group LG1, ARS_RC_1.1, whole genome shotgun sequence genomic stretch:
- the LOC123902546 gene encoding putative defensin-like protein 234, with amino-acid sequence MMKVGSILLAVGILFALFNLNYGSDVVQKDDFKFCRQSMTLSGNCQNSPTCFTVFNAKYGASATTHNCNCQDAGKSHTCSCCINCDYTDGKTPC; translated from the exons ATGATGAAAGTAGGAAGCATTCTCTTAGCCGTTGGAATTTTATTTGCTCTCTTCAACCTCAACTACGGCTCAG atgtggtgcaaaaagatgatttcaaattttgtcgcCAAAGTATGACATTGAGTGGAAATTGTCAAAATTCTCCTACATGCTTTACAGTATTCAATGCTAAATATGGAGCAAGCGCCACCACTCACAATTGTAATTGTCAAGATGCTGGTAAAAGCCACACTTGTTCATGCTGTATTAATTGTGATTATACAGATGGTAAAACTCCTTGTTAG